TGCCTGGGCAGAGAAAACGCCAAACTTTTATAGTGCCTCAATGGCCAATGAAGTTGCCATTCGATTTTATCCGTCATGGCGAAAAATCCAAAAGGGTCGCCGGTGCGGAAACAAGAATAGGCGATAGCGGCCACGCACCGGGCCAGCATTTTGCGCTTGCATCCAAAACCCATGGAAGCGGAAAGATCGGCAATAACATACACCGGGATGATGCTGTTTTGCCGAAATACCCGCACTTTATATTCCCCGAAAGGATCGTGCAGGGTTGCGTGAACATCCAGATTTCTGGGGTCAGGGCGGTTGATCAATGAGGCATGACCATGGAACTCCTGGCCGCCCCCTGTCGCCGTACTGTGATGATGCCCTGGATAAGCGCTAGTTGCGCGCCAAGGGACCCGGTAGTGAAATTCCTCTACCATCAGTCGGTATTTACGGCGTGGCTACCTGTTCCAATATACCTTGCGTCAAGGCTTTCGCGAGGGACTCGCGCCGCATTTCATGGACCGGCGTGAAGAAGATTCGATGCCCAATCACATCATGAAATACATGCCGGATATCTTCTGGATAAAGGGCGTCGCGATTCTCAAGCCAAGCTTTTACCTTAGCGGCTCTTAACAGCATGCTCATGCCCCGGGGGCTTGCGCCAGCCAGTACCAGCTGCTCCATATCTGCGCCGTCAATTTTCACGCCATAGTCTTGTGGCGTTTGGGTGGCATGCCACAGGTTTAAACCATATTTTTGTAGTGTCTCACTGGCGCGGATATGCTGTTGAATGATCTTGGCGATGGGTTCAATTTCTTGAAAGGGAACGATCTCGGGTTCCAGCCGCTCAATTAATCCATCCACATCATGGAATTGGGGATCGAACATCAATTGTTTGCGCAGGGTGTTGTCTTGCGGTGCTTCAATATGAAGCTCCATCAAAAAACGGTCTCTTGCGGCGGAGG
The Methylothermaceae bacteria B42 genome window above contains:
- a CDS encoding AAA family ATPase, encoding MHSPHNLLSDWRQHALDLQSQIKSAVIGLDEAIEKITIALFARGHVMLEGDVGVGKTTLLRAVAKSIGGAYERIEGTIDLMPNDLIYHTYIDESGKPKVDPGPLLRHEQNLSVFFFNEVNRARPQVHSLLLRVMAERSVSAFNKEYTFPYLQVFADRNRVEKEETFEIPSAARDRFLMELHIEAPQDNTLRKQLMFDPQFHDVDGLIERLEPEIVPFQEIEPIAKIIQQHIRASETLQKYGLNLWHATQTPQDYGVKIDGADMEQLVLAGASPRGMSMLLRAAKVKAWLENRDALYPEDIRHVFHDVIGHRIFFTPVHEMRRESLAKALTQGILEQVATP